Proteins encoded in a region of the bacterium genome:
- a CDS encoding sodium ion-translocating decarboxylase subunit beta has protein sequence MIAVGLVFIYLAISKDYEPLLLVPIGFGILVGNIPYHPSMNLGYNNEGSVLYILYHGVRWGWFPPLIFLGIGAMTDFSALLSNPKLLFLGAAAQMGIFITLLGALGLDFNSAQAGAIGIIGGADGPTAIFLSSKLAPELLGAIAVSAYSYMALVPVIQPPIMKLLTNDKERKMRMKPPRAVSKREKILFPVIGFLCTCFIVPGALNLLGMLFFGNLLKESGVTERLANTARNALIDSVTIILGFSVGASTQASTFLTTQSVKIFALGAFSFAIATASGVLFAKFMNLFLKEEDKINPLVGAAGVSAVPDSARVVHTVGQEYDKSNFLLMHAMGPNVAGVIGSAIAAGVLWSVLSKL, from the coding sequence ATGATTGCCGTGGGCCTTGTGTTCATTTACCTGGCAATCTCGAAAGACTATGAGCCGCTTCTTCTTGTTCCCATCGGCTTCGGCATTCTTGTCGGCAACATTCCTTACCATCCGTCCATGAACCTCGGGTACAACAACGAGGGCTCCGTTCTCTACATTCTGTATCACGGTGTGCGCTGGGGTTGGTTTCCGCCGCTGATCTTCCTTGGAATCGGTGCCATGACCGACTTTTCGGCGCTGTTGTCCAACCCGAAGCTGCTCTTTCTCGGAGCGGCTGCGCAGATGGGCATCTTTATCACGCTGCTGGGCGCGCTGGGGCTCGACTTCAACAGCGCACAGGCCGGCGCCATCGGCATTATCGGCGGCGCGGATGGCCCGACGGCTATTTTCCTGTCGTCGAAGTTGGCGCCCGAACTGCTCGGCGCGATTGCCGTGTCGGCGTATTCGTACATGGCGCTCGTTCCAGTGATCCAGCCGCCGATCATGAAACTGCTAACCAATGACAAGGAACGGAAGATGCGCATGAAGCCGCCGCGTGCGGTCAGCAAGCGCGAGAAAATCCTGTTCCCGGTCATCGGCTTTCTGTGCACCTGCTTCATCGTGCCCGGCGCGCTGAACTTGCTCGGCATGCTGTTCTTCGGCAACCTGTTGAAGGAGAGCGGCGTGACGGAACGCCTTGCCAACACCGCTCGCAACGCGCTGATCGATTCCGTGACGATCATCCTTGGTTTCAGTGTCGGTGCCAGCACACAGGCCAGCACGTTCCTGACGACGCAGTCGGTGAAGATCTTCGCGCTCGGTGCGTTCTCTTTCGCGATTGCGACGGCCAGCGGCGTGTTGTTTGCCAAGTTCATGAACCTGTTCCTGAAGGAAGAGGACAAGATCAATCCGCTCGTCGGTGCCGCCGGCGTGTCTGCCGTGCCGGACTCCGCGCGCGTTGTGCATACCGTTGGCCAGGAGTACGACAAGTCGAACTTCCTGCTGATGCACGCGATGGGGCCGAACGTCGCAGGCGTGATCGGCTCCGCGATCGCCGCCGGTGTGTTGTGGTCGGTTCTCTCGAAGCTGTAG
- a CDS encoding YkgJ family cysteine cluster protein — MTIKFEAPPNVRYSCTQCGDCCRTWTVILMPGEQEAISALEWKGREERLVGEKTTTPALGPGTPKGRHRLVRTDAGECVFLGEKQQCLIHQHFGEMAKPLLCRLYPFGFYPMGDRVAVPISFFCNAVSGMTGRTVASRTPEWLKLIEESRRAVDRGRHQLSAGKQISGELMWEFESYLVNYLMDRSMTLFQRVRAALEFVRLATTGNPTAPTSGVFREAIAKGVPDQVRRLAATDTMDDSQRAVFYQLLFISLNPTPPNFFEMTRGDQERERQRRLEIGNSFRDRTGRPHVDNRELNSTFEEIDRVGASIFLDDPPPVIETFLCAHIVGQKFLIAGNEEHPLVESTNRFLMIFPMIVWTAKALAADRGASDVELPDIQKAIRFLDRTPGSISFEGLPKKQEEAVTFVIQETGIAVCATNEVLGAEESIE; from the coding sequence ATGACGATCAAGTTCGAAGCCCCACCGAATGTCCGCTACTCGTGTACGCAGTGCGGCGATTGTTGCCGGACGTGGACGGTGATCCTGATGCCGGGCGAGCAGGAGGCGATCTCTGCGCTGGAGTGGAAGGGGCGCGAGGAACGCCTGGTGGGGGAGAAGACGACGACGCCGGCGCTTGGGCCCGGTACGCCGAAGGGGCGCCATCGCCTGGTGCGTACCGATGCCGGCGAGTGCGTTTTCCTCGGCGAGAAGCAGCAGTGCCTGATCCACCAGCACTTCGGCGAGATGGCAAAGCCGCTGCTCTGTCGGCTCTATCCGTTCGGCTTCTATCCGATGGGCGACCGCGTGGCCGTGCCGATTTCGTTCTTCTGTAACGCAGTCAGTGGGATGACGGGTCGCACGGTTGCGTCGCGCACGCCAGAGTGGCTGAAGCTGATTGAGGAATCGCGGCGAGCCGTCGATCGCGGTCGTCATCAGTTGAGCGCGGGCAAGCAGATTTCCGGCGAGCTCATGTGGGAGTTTGAAAGCTACCTCGTCAACTACCTGATGGATCGCAGCATGACGTTGTTCCAACGCGTGCGCGCGGCGCTGGAGTTTGTTCGTCTCGCGACGACAGGCAATCCGACGGCGCCGACCTCCGGCGTTTTCCGCGAGGCCATCGCAAAGGGTGTCCCCGACCAGGTGCGCCGCCTAGCCGCGACGGACACGATGGATGATTCACAGCGGGCCGTCTTCTATCAGTTGCTGTTCATCTCACTGAATCCGACGCCGCCGAATTTCTTCGAGATGACGCGCGGCGATCAGGAGCGCGAACGCCAGCGGCGCCTTGAGATCGGTAACAGCTTCCGTGATCGCACCGGCAGGCCTCACGTTGATAATCGCGAACTGAATTCGACCTTCGAAGAGATCGATCGGGTTGGCGCCTCGATCTTCCTGGACGATCCGCCGCCGGTTATTGAGACGTTCCTGTGTGCCCACATTGTCGGCCAGAAGTTCCTGATCGCCGGAAACGAAGAGCACCCACTTGTGGAATCGACGAACCGATTCCTGATGATCTTCCCGATGATCGTCTGGACGGCGAAAGCGTTGGCGGCTGACCGCGGCGCGAGCGACGTCGAACTGCCCGACATTCAGAAGGCGATTCGCTTTCTCGACCGCACACCGGGTTCGATCTCGTTCGAGGGATTGCCGAAGAAGCAGGAAGAGGCGGTCACCTTCGTTATTCAAGAAACCGGCATCGCCGTGTGTGCGACGAATGAAGTTCTCGGTGCAGAGGAGTCGATCGAATGA
- a CDS encoding DUF1284 domain-containing protein yields the protein MMEPIRFRPHHFLCMLTYSGAGYTPEFVANFDALMQRINAGPVEIEIVQGPDDICGPMMSCRDHPDFHCENASVRQRDAHALREIAESMARWPGDVVPTFEFGKQVLLTAELIAFLREEFRTGRIRTGCKDCEWDPRCSERTADGFKGARLGT from the coding sequence ATGATGGAGCCGATTCGTTTTCGCCCACACCATTTCCTGTGCATGTTGACGTACAGCGGAGCCGGATACACGCCGGAGTTCGTTGCGAATTTCGACGCGTTGATGCAGCGCATCAATGCCGGCCCCGTGGAGATCGAAATTGTCCAGGGTCCCGACGACATTTGCGGGCCGATGATGTCGTGTCGGGATCACCCGGATTTTCATTGCGAGAACGCGAGCGTCCGTCAGCGCGATGCGCACGCGTTGCGGGAAATCGCGGAGTCGATGGCGCGTTGGCCGGGAGACGTTGTTCCAACCTTTGAATTTGGCAAGCAGGTGTTGTTGACGGCGGAGTTGATCGCGTTTCTCCGCGAGGAATTCCGCACCGGCCGCATTCGCACCGGATGCAAGGATTGCGAATGGGATCCACGTTGCAGCGAACGCACCGCGGACGGATTTAAGGGCGCGCGTTTGGGGACGTAG